The genome window ATCATGTGCATCCTTATGGAGTGCAGAAACCTTTTTGTTATAAATCTTAGTTAACAAAATGAAAGGTAATCCGATGGTTAAACATGCCACAGATATTCTCCAATCAAATGTAGCTAACGCTATTATTGTTCCGGTTACACCAATAATTTGTTCCATTATCTCAGGCATACGATATTGGAAAAAGGTAATATACTCTTCAGATAATTGAGAAATGCCAGCAATTTTGGAGGCTGATAAATTCTTTTTATTTGAAATAATTGAAATTTCTGCCGCTATCTTTGCGAAAATTTTTAAGAATATCTTTTGATCAAATAATCTTCTTACAACACCTGCTGAAGTATTAACTCCATACACAACAATCCATATTATAAGAGGAACGATATGTTCAATTTGCCATACGGGATTATGGCTGGATATTTTATCGATGAGTGCATCTATAACATCACCAAAAACGGAAGGTTCAATTATCCAGGCAATGTTTTCTATTAAAACTAACGATAAAAGTATTGCGATTCCTTTCCTAAACCGTTTTAAAATAATTGAAAATTTCATCGTGTAAATTTTATTTTAATTAGTTACCATTTCTTCTTCCGCCATAAAAATATTACTAATGAAACAGAGCAAAGTGCTAAACCCATAATTATATAAAAAGCGAATGGATGTTGTTGTAATGGGATTCCAACGTTCATAGAAAAGGCGCTTACAACAAAAGTAGGAACCATTATTCCTATTGTTATAATGTTAAGGGTTTTCATTAAAACATTTAAATTATTTCCTACTATTGAAGCGCGTGCATCCATTAGACTGGCAAGAATGTTTGAAGAAATTTCTGCCTGCCGGTAACATTGATTATTATCAATCAAAATATCTTCCAGCAGTTCAAGTTCTGTTTGTGTAAATCCAATTTTTGCTGCGCTTATTTTTAATTTATCAAGCAATACACCATTGGAATTAATAGAGTTCAGGTAATAAACCAAACTTTTTTCCAATGTGAACAAATTGATTAAGTATTTGTTTTCCATTGCCATATTAATTTTACTTTCCAGCTCATCAGAAATCATATTGATTGCGTTTATGTGTGCGAAGTAATGGTTTATGGCTCTGTTTAGAAGTCTTAAAACCAGATCATTCAATGTGGAAACTTTTAAAAATACTTTTGCATCAAACAGTACGATGTCTTTGGGAATAACAATTATTGCTCTTTCCTTAAAAAGAAAGACGCCCATCGAAGATACTTTAAGTAAAAGTTGGCTTTTATCT of Ignavibacteriales bacterium contains these proteins:
- a CDS encoding magnesium transporter CorA family protein, with protein sequence MIKRFEILDDKVVETKDVQSPIFLYIIPDDNEKRELIDKYKIDEHTLNSSLDPDELSRLEFEPDHIAIIFKRPENYIDKSQLLLKVSSMGVFLFKERAIIVIPKDIVLFDAKVFLKVSTLNDLVLRLLNRAINHYFAHINAINMISDELESKINMAMENKYLINLFTLEKSLVYYLNSINSNGVLLDKLKISAAKIGFTQTELELLEDILIDNNQCYRQAEISSNILASLMDARASIVGNNLNVLMKTLNIITIGIMVPTFVVSAFSMNVGIPLQQHPFAFYIIMGLALCSVSLVIFLWRKKKW
- a CDS encoding ABC transporter six-transmembrane domain-containing protein, which translates into the protein MKFSIILKRFRKGIAILLSLVLIENIAWIIEPSVFGDVIDALIDKISSHNPVWQIEHIVPLIIWIVVYGVNTSAGVVRRLFDQKIFLKIFAKIAAEISIISNKKNLSASKIAGISQLSEEYITFFQYRMPEIMEQIIGVTGTIIALATFDWRISVACLTIGLPFILLTKIYNKKVSALHKDAHDIFENTFEVFSNQKPEEIEEYYLKTANSKQKIAKWSAVNYGIIRTALLVIFLIVLYISIDLDDFSTGNIYSVVAYIWAFITSAEYIPELMDSWTSLKDISQRIKLETI